The DNA segment CTGCACTTCGACGGACTTCTCGGACTTCTTGTCTTGGCGGGAGGCGGTATGGTGGGTTTCCTGGCGGTGCTCTTTGGTGTCAAAAGGACGAACTGCATGGGGGTTCTCATGCTCCAAATAATAATCGGATAAGAAGAGAGGATTAGATGGACTTCTCCTTCAGAATCCTCTGAAGCTCGGCGTAGTCTGTTACTATCCTCTTGTTGTCTAGGGTCGTAAAGTATGCTTTTTTCCTTTTGACCTTCTTGATGTCTGTATACTTCATCTCAGGCGGATCGTAAGAACCGGGCTCCACGACCTCATCTTCGACCGTGTACATGCCGAGGTCGGGCTGACCCACGTACTTCCAGACCTCATAGAAGACCTCGGGCTCAAGGTGGATTTCTCCATCGATTTCTATCCAATCCGCCCCTATCTCCTCAAGAAACTCTTTCACTACCTCGAAGTGCATAGAACCACCGGCATAATATAGGACGCTAAGGGTTATATACCTATCGCCGAACTTCAAACGGTGGTGAGAGATGGCGAGGGTAATCGTTGACGCTCAGGCCGCGAGAGCCATAGGAAAGGGCGCGATGATAGTCTTCAAAAAGGGTGTCGTGAGAACGGAGGGTCAGTTCGAGCCCGGCGATATTGTTGAGGTCTACACCAGAGGAGGCAAGTTCCTTGGAAAGGGCTTTGTCAATCCCAACTCCAACATCATGATCAGGCTCGTAACCAAGGATCGCGATACGGAGATAAACAAGGAGCTCTTCCGCGAAAGGATCAGGAAGGCCAACGAGTACCGCAAGAAGGTCCTCGGCTACGACAGGGCCTACCGCATGGTGTACGGCGAGGCGGATTATCTGCCTGGCCTTATAGTTGACCGCTTCAACGAGATAGCCTCCCTTCAAATTTCGAGCGTAGGGATGGAGAGGTTCAAGCTCGACCTTGCCGAGGCAATAATGGAGGCCGAGCCGGAAATCGAGACGGTCTTCGAGAAAAACACCGGACGCTCAAGGAGGAGGGAAGGTTTGCCCGAGATAGAGAGGGTTTTGCTCGGCAAGGAGAAGTACCGGACGGTGATCGAGGAAGGCAAAGCCAAGTTCATCGTTGATATGCGCGGCCAGAAGACCGGCTTCTTCCTTGACCAGAGGGAGAACAGGATAGCCCTTGAGAAGTACGTCAAGCCGGGAATGAGGGTCCTCGATGTTTTCACATACACCGGCGGCTTTGCTATACACGCGGCTGTTGCTGGAGCTGATGAGGTCGTCGCCGTCGACAAGTCTCCCTGGGCCATCAACATGGTGAAGGAGAACGCCAAGCTCAATGGCGTAGAGGACAGGATGAAGTACGTCGTTGGCTCGGCCTTCCCGGTGATGGAGGAGATGATAAAGAGGGGTGAGAAGTTTGATATCGTTATCCTCGATCCGCCGGCCTTTGTCCAGCACGAGAAGGACTTAAAGCGGGGTCTCCGCGCTTACTTCAACGTGAACTACGCTGGCCTACAGCTCGTGAAGGAGGGGGGAATACTCGTCACTGCCTCCTGCTCCCAGCACGTCGACATGCAGACCTTTAAGGATATGGTCATAGCGGCTGCTGCAAAGGCGGGCAAGTTCCTCAGGCTCCTCGAACCGTATAGGACGCAGGCGCCGGATCACCCGATACTCATGGCCTCGAAAGATACGGAGTACCTCAAGGCGCTCTTCCTCTACGTTGAGGACATGAAATGAGTTTGGGGGACGATGAGGAGAAAGCACCTCCTCTGAAACCGGCGTGAGTGATGAGACGCCCACGGTCCGAGTCCCTAAACAGGTCGCTCTGCCGACCGAAATCCTTTTTTATTTGATCGTTTGAACGACCAAAATCGCAGAAGTTATGGTCATTACAACGACCGCTTACAGCCTCAGTATCAGACTGTGCCTCCACCGGGTTCCGACCTTGAACTTCACGTCCTTGACTTGGTAGCCCAGCTCTTCTCCCTTTTCCGTTATGGCATTTATTAGCGGCTCCTTGTCCGGAAGAAAGAGGGCGACTTTTCCATCGGGCTTCAGATATTCCATCGCCTCCTCAATGAGCATCACCGAGAAGGCCTCTCCGTATTTACCCCCTCCAACGCCTTCCCTCTCCGTCAGAACTCCCTTTGTAGGCCTCTCGTAGTAGGGCGGAGCGGAGAAGATTACGTCGAACTTTTCCTCTTCAGGTATCACTCCCTGGATTATTCCACCGCTGCTCTTGATTAACCTGACTCTTCTCCCGTTCCGCTCGATGTTCTTCATGGCATAATTGAAGAACTCGTCGTCAAGTTCCGTCGCGGTAACGTCGCACTTGAAGAGCTTCTCAGCAATGAGGGCCATCATCGCGGTGTGCCCGGTTCCAATCTCAAGAACCTTCTCGCCGTCGCGGAGAAACGTCTTCAGGAAGAGGTAGCGCGAGATGGGGGTGGTCACCAGCCCGTGCGGGTGGTACTCTATCTCCAGCCCGAAGAGGGCCTTCGCTATCGCCCTGTTGTAGAGTATTCTTGCCTCCCTGTTCGAGAAGTCGAGCCTTCCGCGCTCGTCTAAGTATTTTTCCAGCCCGGGGAAAAGTCTAACGGCCTCCCTAACTGGCAGTCCCAGCTTTCCGTCCTTCCATGCGTGCATGGAGAAAAGTAAGCGTGGAAAAGAAAAGAGTTTCGCTCAGAGAAGAGCCAGGGCCGCCATGACCTTGGCGTCTTCCACCATGTTGTCTATCTTCGCGTACTCGTTGGGCTGGTGTGCCGTCTCGTCGAGGGTCGCCCAAACCACAGCTGGAATCCCGAGCTTCCTGAAGTAGGCCGCGAAGGTTCCGCCGCCTATTCCGCCGACCTTAGCTTCCTTTCCGCGGAGCTTTTTCAGGGCCTCTTTAAGAAGAACCACTATCTTGCTGTTCGGGTCGGTTGGGGCCGGAGCGTCCATGCGCTGGAGAACCTCAAACTCTATCTCCGGCAGAACTTCGCCGTCGAACTCCTTCCGGTATTTCTCCTTGATCTCCTCGGCAATGGCCTTGGCGTCGGTGAGGATATCGTCTACCCCGTACCTCGGCAGAATCCTGCAGTCGAAAACCACCTCGTGTTCGCCGGGGGCTATGTTCGGACTGTCCGCTGGATTTTTAACCATTGTCGGCTCGAAGGTACTCTCCGGCGGGTCGAAGAGCTCGTCCCTCTCGCCGTACTTCTCGTGGAGGAGCCTGTCGAGGTGGTAAGCAAAGTCGAGCGCCACGCGGTGGGCGTTTAATCCCTTGTCCGGCATGCTGGCGTGAACCTGCTTGCCCTTAACCCTAACCCTGAGCCAGAGGATGCTCTTCTCGGCAACCTCGATGAAAGTGCCTTCCTCGTTCCCGCCGTCCGGGACAAGGACGAGGTCGTCCTTCCTGAAGAGCTCCGGATGGTTTTTCATCAGCCATTCAACTCCGTACTTGCTGCCGGTTTCCTCGTCGCTGACAAAGGCGAGGATTACTGTCCTCTTCGGCCTTATTCCGAGGTTCATCATGGCCCTTACAGCGTAAAGCGAAGCCACGAGGCTCTGCCCGTTGTCCTCGCTTCCGCGCCCGTAGACCTTCCCGTCCTTGACGACCGGCTTGAAGGGCTCCGTGACCGTCCACTTGCTCAGGTCTCCCGGTGGGACGACGTCTATGTGGGTGAGGATCCATATCCTCGGGGCGTCAGGTTTTTCACCGTAGTAGTACGCTAAAATGCTCGGTCTGACTCCATTTTTCGCCCTCTCGTCCGGCGCGTTGTAGACCTCAACCTTGTCGAAGGGCCAGTCCTTGATTATCTCAAGCAACTTCTGGGCCTTGTCGTATTCCCCCTCGTAGCCGTAGTCTGGGCTTATGGCGGGGATTTTTATGAGTTCGACGAGGGTTTCGACCATCTCATCGCGGAGCTTTTCTATCTCTTGGGAGACTTTTCCGAGGGTTTCGCTCATAGATACCACCACCTAAAATATCTCATCCGTCTTTTTAAATTCAATCAGGTATCTCTTCCCCAGTTCGATGAGAAACGTTATCAGGCGTTCGTAGAGAGGTTCAACTTCATTTCCAAAGCGTGCCTTTAGGGCCTTTCCTATTTCCCTCACGGTTCTCCTTCCGTCGCAGAGCTCCCATATGTAGACTCCAACCTCGTCGAGTTCTATCCTTCTGTACTCGCCGTGGAGCTTCCTCGCGAGAAAGTCAAGCTTTGAGTCCATCGGGACGAGAAGATAGTACTTCCCATCGATTTTTTTCAGCTCGATCTTTTCGTTGCGGACTGGTATGAGGTTCAGATAGT comes from the Thermococcus thioreducens genome and includes:
- a CDS encoding DUF5748 family protein — protein: MHFEVVKEFLEEIGADWIEIDGEIHLEPEVFYEVWKYVGQPDLGMYTVEDEVVEPGSYDPPEMKYTDIKKVKRKKAYFTTLDNKRIVTDYAELQRILKEKSI
- a CDS encoding class I SAM-dependent rRNA methyltransferase, which codes for MARVIVDAQAARAIGKGAMIVFKKGVVRTEGQFEPGDIVEVYTRGGKFLGKGFVNPNSNIMIRLVTKDRDTEINKELFRERIRKANEYRKKVLGYDRAYRMVYGEADYLPGLIVDRFNEIASLQISSVGMERFKLDLAEAIMEAEPEIETVFEKNTGRSRRREGLPEIERVLLGKEKYRTVIEEGKAKFIVDMRGQKTGFFLDQRENRIALEKYVKPGMRVLDVFTYTGGFAIHAAVAGADEVVAVDKSPWAINMVKENAKLNGVEDRMKYVVGSAFPVMEEMIKRGEKFDIVILDPPAFVQHEKDLKRGLRAYFNVNYAGLQLVKEGGILVTASCSQHVDMQTFKDMVIAAAAKAGKFLRLLEPYRTQAPDHPILMASKDTEYLKALFLYVEDMK
- a CDS encoding RlmF-related methyltransferase: MHAWKDGKLGLPVREAVRLFPGLEKYLDERGRLDFSNREARILYNRAIAKALFGLEIEYHPHGLVTTPISRYLFLKTFLRDGEKVLEIGTGHTAMMALIAEKLFKCDVTATELDDEFFNYAMKNIERNGRRVRLIKSSGGIIQGVIPEEEKFDVIFSAPPYYERPTKGVLTEREGVGGGKYGEAFSVMLIEEAMEYLKPDGKVALFLPDKEPLINAITEKGEELGYQVKDVKFKVGTRWRHSLILRL
- a CDS encoding M20 family metallo-hydrolase, with translation MSETLGKVSQEIEKLRDEMVETLVELIKIPAISPDYGYEGEYDKAQKLLEIIKDWPFDKVEVYNAPDERAKNGVRPSILAYYYGEKPDAPRIWILTHIDVVPPGDLSKWTVTEPFKPVVKDGKVYGRGSEDNGQSLVASLYAVRAMMNLGIRPKRTVILAFVSDEETGSKYGVEWLMKNHPELFRKDDLVLVPDGGNEEGTFIEVAEKSILWLRVRVKGKQVHASMPDKGLNAHRVALDFAYHLDRLLHEKYGERDELFDPPESTFEPTMVKNPADSPNIAPGEHEVVFDCRILPRYGVDDILTDAKAIAEEIKEKYRKEFDGEVLPEIEFEVLQRMDAPAPTDPNSKIVVLLKEALKKLRGKEAKVGGIGGGTFAAYFRKLGIPAVVWATLDETAHQPNEYAKIDNMVEDAKVMAALALL
- a CDS encoding PqqD family protein — translated: MENYLNLIPVRNEKIELKKIDGKYYLLVPMDSKLDFLARKLHGEYRRIELDEVGVYIWELCDGRRTVREIGKALKARFGNEVEPLYERLITFLIELGKRYLIEFKKTDEIF